The Populus nigra chromosome 19, ddPopNigr1.1, whole genome shotgun sequence genome includes a window with the following:
- the LOC133679206 gene encoding aluminum-activated malate transporter 2-like — translation MERSSGMQNINGGCFSRGCGWIKSLPERSKAKIVECARKIKKLGQDDPRRVNHSVKVGLAITLVSLFYYFEPLYDGFGDFAMWAVMTVVVVFEFSVGATLGRGLNRGLATFLAGALGFGAHRLATLSGEKGEPMLLGLFVFLLATTVTFVRFFPRMKARYDYGLLIFILTFCLISVSGYRDDEVLDMAHKRVSTILIGGLTAVFVCICICPVWAGDDLHNLAATNIEKLGIFLEHFGVEFFRKPGEGESINKASLQGYKSVLNSKNMEESLVNFARWEPGHGQFKFRHPWKHYLKFGSLTRQCAYRVEALNGYLNSDIKTPPEIQGMIQDSCTKMSSELGKALKELALAIKRMTPPSSASSHLVKSKNAAKNLKLLLYSDLCSGINLLEVVPAVTVTSLLFEVISCTEKIAEAIHELASLAQFENVEQEKPKLPEQGEMQQGANMDVHHHVVTIDQPPPVKPQNGSLSSSTTS, via the exons ATGGAAAGGTCAAGTGGAATGCAAAACATTAATGGTGGTTGTTTTTCCAGAGGATGTGGGTGGATCAAGTCCTTGCCTGAGAGATCAAAGGCTAAGATAGTTGAATGTgcaaggaaaataaagaaattaggaCAAGATGATCCAAGAAGAGTTAATCATTCAGTAAAAGTAGGACTAGCCATCACATTGGTATCATTGTTCTACTACTTTGAACCTCTCTACGATGGCTTTGGTGACTTTGCAATGTGGGCTGTTATGACTGTTGTGGTGGTCTTCGAATTCTCTGTTG GAGCAACACTTGGTAGAGGTCTCAACAGAGGTTTGGCAACATTTCTAGCGGGAGCTCTTGGGTTTGGTGCACATCGCTTGGCCACTCTATCTGGAGAGAAAGGAGAGCCCATGCTTCTTGGGCTCTTTGTCTTTCTACTTG CTACAACGGTGACATTTGTTCGGTTCTTTCCAAGAATGAAGGCAAGATATGATTATGGGCTTCTCATATTTATCTTGACATTCTGTTTGATATCGGTTTCGGGTTACCGAGATGATGAAGTGCTAGACATGGCCCATAAGAGAGTCTCAACCATTCTTATTGGTGGCCTTACTGCTGTGTTTGTGTGCATTTGCATTTGCCCAGTATGGGCTGGTGACGATCTTCACAATCTTGCTGCTACCAACATTGAAAAACTTGGGATTTTCTTGGAACATTTCGGGGTTGAATTCTTTCGTAAACCAGGAGAGGGAGAATCAATTAACAAGGCATCTTTGCAAGGCTATAAGAGTGTCCTCAACTCAAAAAACATGGAAGAATCACTG GTTAATTTTGCAAGATGGGAACCTGGTCATGGCCAGTTCAAGTTTCGTCATCCTTGGAAACACTACCTCAAGTTTGGAAGCCTAACTAGGCAATGTGCCTACAGAGTCGAAGCTCTTAATGGCTACCTCAATTCTGACATTAAG ACACCACCAGAAATCCAAGGCATGATTCAGGATTCATGCACAAAAATGAGCTCAGAATTAGGAAAAGCATTGAAGGAATTAGCATTGGCTATCAAAAGGATGACCCCACCATCCTCTGCCAGTTCCCACCTTGTAAAATCAAAAAATGCTGCCAAGAACCTGAAGCTCTTGCTCTATTCAGACCTGTGTAGCGGCATTAACCTCTTAGAAGTTGTACCAGCCGTTACTGTCACTTCTCTACTATTTGAGGTGATCTCTTGCACAGAGAAAATTGCTGAGGCAATTCATGAATTAGCCTCCCTTGCACAGTTTGAAAACGTAGAACAAGAGAAACCAAAATTACCTGAGCAGGGAGAAATGCAGCAGGGTGCTAACATGGATGTACATCATCATGTTGTTACAATTGACCAGCCACCTCCAGTTAAGCCACAGAATGGGAGTTTGTCATCGTCGACAACTAGTTGA
- the LOC133679087 gene encoding aluminum-activated malate transporter 2-like isoform X1, with the protein MEIGSASGDRAGVFTQGRRWLNALPVKFKDKVADTARNIKKVGQDDPRRVIHSLKVGLALALVSIFYYYQPLYSNFGVTAMWAIMTVVVVFEFSVGATLGKGLNRGMATLLASALGVGAHHLANLSGHVGEPILLGSLVFLQAVISTFLRFFPKIKARYDYGLLIFILTFSLISISGFRDDEILELAHKRVLTIFVGGCACVIISIVVFPVWAGEDLHNLIALNIEKLGNFLEGFGDEYFKRTGDAESKDDKKYLEGYKSVLNSKTAEESLANFAAWEPGHGRFQFRHPWKQYLKVGTLARECAYRIEALNGYLNADIQASSEVRSRIQEACTNMSIESGKALKELSLTMKKMVQPSSADSHIENAKSAAKNLKSLLKSGLWEDTDLLKVIPGITVASILNEVVKCTENIAESVHELASIAQFKSVERTVSPEKLHSGQPQNIKSAQMVSCSHVVVNVTESTMAASPSEISSAPKAIKHNMEV; encoded by the exons ATGGAAATCGGATCTGCAAGCGGTGACAGGGCCGGTGTTTTCACTCAAGGGCGACGGTGGCTCAATGCCTTGCCTGTGAAGTTCAAAGATAAGGTGGCTGATACGGCTAGGAACATAAAGAAGGTTGGACAAGATGATCCGAGAAGAGTTATTCATTCACTAAAAGTAGGCCTTGCACTTGCATTGGTATCAATATTCTACTACTACCAGCCACTCTACAGTAATTTTGGCGTCACTGCAATGTGGGCTATTATGACTGTTGTAGTTGTCTTTGAATTCTCTGTGG GGGCTACTCTTGGAAAAGGACTGAACAGAGGAATGGCAACACTACTGGCTAGTGCACTCGGCGTCGGAGCACATCACCTAGCAAACCTATCTGGACATGTAGGAGAGCCCATACTACTTGGTTCCTTAGTCTTTCTACAAG CTGTAATATCAACATTCTTACGGTTCTTTCCAAAAATTAAAGCAAGATATGATTATGGGCTGCTAATATTCATATTGACCTTCTCTTTGATATCGATATCGGGCTTTCGAGACGATGAAATATTAGAGTTAGCACATAAAAGAGTATTAACCATCTTCGTAGGTGGCTGTGCTTGTGTCATCATTTCTATTGTGGTTTTCCCTGTGTGGGCTGGTGAAGATCTTCACAATCTGATTGCTCTCAACATTGAAAAGCTTGGTAACTTCTTGGAAG GATTTGGTGATGAATACTTCAAAAGAACAGGGGATGCAGAGTCTAAAGACGACAAGAAATATCTGGAAGGATACAAGAGTGTTTTGAATTCAAAAACCGCTGAAGAATCCTTG GCTAATTTTGCAGCATGGGAGCCAGGGCATGGTAGGTTCCAGTTTCGGCATCCATGGAAACAGTACCTAAAAGTTGGAACTCTGGCTCGTGAATGTGCCTACAGAATTGAAGCATTGAATGGATACTTAAATGCCGACATTCag GCATCATCAGAAGTTAGAAGCAGAATTCAGGAAGCATGCACAAACATGAGCATAGAATCTGGAAAAGCACTGAAGGAACTGTcattaacaatgaaaaaaatggtaCAGCCATCTTCTGCAGATTCCCATATAGAAAATGCAAAATCTGCCGCCAAAAACCTGAAATCTTTACTCAAATCAGGCCTATGGGAAGACACTGACCTGCTGAAAGTTATACCAGGGATTACAGTGGCTTCAATCCTTAATGAAGTGGTCAAATGCACTGAAAACATTGCTGAATCCGTTCATGAACTCGCTTCCATAGCTCAATTTAAGAGTGTAGAACGTACTGTATCACCAGAAAAGTTGCATTCAGGACAACCACAGAATATAAAATCAGCTCAGATGGTCAGTTGCTCCCATGTTGTCGTCAATGTTACAGAATCAACCATGGCTGCTTCACCAAGTGAGATTTCTTCTGCACCAAAGGCTATCAAGCACAATATGGAAGTGTAA
- the LOC133679087 gene encoding aluminum-activated malate transporter 2-like isoform X2, producing MEIGSASGDRAGVFTQGRRWLNALPVKFKDKVADTARNIKKVGQDDPRRVIHSLKVGLALALVSIFYYYQPLYSNFGVTAMWAIMTVVVVFEFSVGATLGKGLNRGMATLLASALGVGAHHLANLSGHVGEPILLGSLVFLQGGCACVIISIVVFPVWAGEDLHNLIALNIEKLGNFLEGFGDEYFKRTGDAESKDDKKYLEGYKSVLNSKTAEESLANFAAWEPGHGRFQFRHPWKQYLKVGTLARECAYRIEALNGYLNADIQASSEVRSRIQEACTNMSIESGKALKELSLTMKKMVQPSSADSHIENAKSAAKNLKSLLKSGLWEDTDLLKVIPGITVASILNEVVKCTENIAESVHELASIAQFKSVERTVSPEKLHSGQPQNIKSAQMVSCSHVVVNVTESTMAASPSEISSAPKAIKHNMEV from the exons ATGGAAATCGGATCTGCAAGCGGTGACAGGGCCGGTGTTTTCACTCAAGGGCGACGGTGGCTCAATGCCTTGCCTGTGAAGTTCAAAGATAAGGTGGCTGATACGGCTAGGAACATAAAGAAGGTTGGACAAGATGATCCGAGAAGAGTTATTCATTCACTAAAAGTAGGCCTTGCACTTGCATTGGTATCAATATTCTACTACTACCAGCCACTCTACAGTAATTTTGGCGTCACTGCAATGTGGGCTATTATGACTGTTGTAGTTGTCTTTGAATTCTCTGTGG GGGCTACTCTTGGAAAAGGACTGAACAGAGGAATGGCAACACTACTGGCTAGTGCACTCGGCGTCGGAGCACATCACCTAGCAAACCTATCTGGACATGTAGGAGAGCCCATACTACTTGGTTCCTTAGTCTTTCTACAAG GTGGCTGTGCTTGTGTCATCATTTCTATTGTGGTTTTCCCTGTGTGGGCTGGTGAAGATCTTCACAATCTGATTGCTCTCAACATTGAAAAGCTTGGTAACTTCTTGGAAG GATTTGGTGATGAATACTTCAAAAGAACAGGGGATGCAGAGTCTAAAGACGACAAGAAATATCTGGAAGGATACAAGAGTGTTTTGAATTCAAAAACCGCTGAAGAATCCTTG GCTAATTTTGCAGCATGGGAGCCAGGGCATGGTAGGTTCCAGTTTCGGCATCCATGGAAACAGTACCTAAAAGTTGGAACTCTGGCTCGTGAATGTGCCTACAGAATTGAAGCATTGAATGGATACTTAAATGCCGACATTCag GCATCATCAGAAGTTAGAAGCAGAATTCAGGAAGCATGCACAAACATGAGCATAGAATCTGGAAAAGCACTGAAGGAACTGTcattaacaatgaaaaaaatggtaCAGCCATCTTCTGCAGATTCCCATATAGAAAATGCAAAATCTGCCGCCAAAAACCTGAAATCTTTACTCAAATCAGGCCTATGGGAAGACACTGACCTGCTGAAAGTTATACCAGGGATTACAGTGGCTTCAATCCTTAATGAAGTGGTCAAATGCACTGAAAACATTGCTGAATCCGTTCATGAACTCGCTTCCATAGCTCAATTTAAGAGTGTAGAACGTACTGTATCACCAGAAAAGTTGCATTCAGGACAACCACAGAATATAAAATCAGCTCAGATGGTCAGTTGCTCCCATGTTGTCGTCAATGTTACAGAATCAACCATGGCTGCTTCACCAAGTGAGATTTCTTCTGCACCAAAGGCTATCAAGCACAATATGGAAGTGTAA